Proteins found in one Panicum hallii strain FIL2 chromosome 4, PHallii_v3.1, whole genome shotgun sequence genomic segment:
- the LOC112890116 gene encoding serine/threonine-protein kinase rio2-like isoform X1: MKLDVNALRYLTKDDFRVLTAVEMGMRNHEIVPAELVDRIAGLKHGGTYKVLRNLLKNKLVHHDATKYDGYRLTYLGYDFLAIKTLVNRGVFASVGRQIGVGKESDIFEVATEDGTVLAMKLHRLGRTSFRAVKSKRDYLRHRRSFNWLYLSRLAALKEFAFMKALGDHGFPVPTAVDCNRHCVIMSLVQGYPLVQVKELQNPDDVFDTILGLIVRLAEHGLIHCDFNEFNIMIDDDEKITVIDFPQMVSVSHRNAQMFFDRDIECIYKFFNKRFNLTSEENEEQDGSESDGEGNSRPSFLSVKKAAGSLDKELAASGFTRKEQVEMEKYIDEDAEGHDSGSDDDDEVGDAVPIDSLKIDRDHSDEPDCTLTSRDSGVPGTFSEEHGTSCSGENRLESSPSGSNGDAKEALESEGKMLSQEDEDNDDSSLDHDEEEEDAELTKKLNKQRKKAIAAAHGRRRPASSRNAYKDKGKGTMNSKIQRQACKW, encoded by the exons ATGAAGCTTGACGTGAACGCCCTGCGCTACCTCACCAAGGATGACTTCCGCGTCCTCACCGCCGTTGAGATGGGCATGCGCAAC CACGAGATTGTCCCAGCTGAGCTTGTTGACAGGATCGCTGGACTGAA GCATGGTGGCACATACAAAGTGCTGAGGAATCTTTTGAAGAACAAATTGGTGCACCATGATGCCACTAAAT ATGATGGATATCGGCTCACCTATCTTGGATATGACTtccttgccatcaagactttggtTAATCGAGGAGTTTTTGCTTCGGTTGGCCGTCAGATCGGTGTTGGAAAGGAGTCAG ATATATTTGAGGTTGCCACAGAGGATGGTACAGTGCTTGCCATGAAGCTCCATAGGTTGGGCAGGACATCTTTTAGGGCTGTGAAATCTAAGCGTGATTATCTAAGGCATCGAAGGAGCTTTAATTGGCTGTACCTCTCACGACTTGCAGCCTTGAAGGAATTTGCCTTTATGAAG GCTTTAGGAGACCATGGTTTCCCTGTTCCAACTGCTGTGGATTGCAATCGGCATTGTGTGATCATGTCACTTGTTCAGGGATATCCTCT GGTTCAAGTGAAAGAGTTACAAAATCCAGATGATGTTTTTGACACAATTCTTGGTCTTATCGTTCGTTTGGCAGAGCATGGGCTGATACATTGCGACTTTAATGAGTTCAATATCATG ATTGACGATGATGAAAAAATTACGGTTATTGACTTCCCACAGATGGTATCTGTTTCTCATCGTAATGCGCAAAT GTTTTTTGACCGAGACATTGAGTGTATCTACAAGTTTTTCAACAAGAG GTTCAATCTTACATCAGAGGAAAATGAAGAACAAGATGGATCTGAAAGTGATGGTGAAGGGAATAGCAGGCCATCCTTTTTGTCTGTGAAAAAGGCTGCTGGTTCCTTGGACAAGGAACTAGCTGCCAGTGGGTTTACCAGGAAGGAGCAAGTGGAGATGGAGAAG TACATTGATGAAGATGCTGAAGGACATGATTCCGGctcagatgatgatgatgaggttGGTGATGCTGTGCCTATTGATTCCTTGAAGATAGACCGG GACCATAGTGATGAGCCTGATTGTACTCTCACCTCAAGGGATTCAGGTGTACCTGGAACTTTTTCTGAAGAG CATGGAACAAGTTGTAGCGGTGAGAACAGATTGGAAAGTTCTCCCTCAGGTAGCAATGGGGATGCTAAGGAAGCGCTTGAGTCAGAGGGCAAGATGCTTTCCCAGGAAGATGAAGATAATGATGATAGCTCGTTGGAccatgatgaggaggaggaagatgcGGAGCTCACAAAAAAATTAAACAAGCAAAGGAAAAAGGCAATCGCAGCTGCCCATGGGCGGAGAAGGCCCGCGTCCTCTAGGAATGCCTACAAGGACAAGGGGAAGGGCACCATGAACTCCAAAATCCAAAGGCAGGCGTGCAAATGGTGA
- the LOC112890116 gene encoding serine/threonine-protein kinase rio2-like isoform X2: MKLDVNALRYLTKDDFRVLTAVEMGMRNHEIVPAELVDRIAGLKHGGTYKVLRNLLKNKLVHHDATKYDGYRLTYLGYDFLAIKTLVNRGVFASVGRQIGVGKESDIFEVATEDGTVLAMKLHRLGRTSFRAVKSKRDYLRHRRSFNWLYLSRLAALKEFAFMKALGDHGFPVPTAVDCNRHCVIMSLVQGYPLVQVKELQNPDDVFDTILGLIVRLAEHGLIHCDFNEFNIMIDDDEKITVIDFPQMVSVSHRNAQMFFDRDIECIYKFFNKRFNLTSEENEEQDGSESDGEGNSRPSFLSVKKAAGSLDKELAASGFTRKEQVEMEKYIDEDAEGHDSGSDDDDEDHSDEPDCTLTSRDSGVPGTFSEEHGTSCSGENRLESSPSGSNGDAKEALESEGKMLSQEDEDNDDSSLDHDEEEEDAELTKKLNKQRKKAIAAAHGRRRPASSRNAYKDKGKGTMNSKIQRQACKW; this comes from the exons ATGAAGCTTGACGTGAACGCCCTGCGCTACCTCACCAAGGATGACTTCCGCGTCCTCACCGCCGTTGAGATGGGCATGCGCAAC CACGAGATTGTCCCAGCTGAGCTTGTTGACAGGATCGCTGGACTGAA GCATGGTGGCACATACAAAGTGCTGAGGAATCTTTTGAAGAACAAATTGGTGCACCATGATGCCACTAAAT ATGATGGATATCGGCTCACCTATCTTGGATATGACTtccttgccatcaagactttggtTAATCGAGGAGTTTTTGCTTCGGTTGGCCGTCAGATCGGTGTTGGAAAGGAGTCAG ATATATTTGAGGTTGCCACAGAGGATGGTACAGTGCTTGCCATGAAGCTCCATAGGTTGGGCAGGACATCTTTTAGGGCTGTGAAATCTAAGCGTGATTATCTAAGGCATCGAAGGAGCTTTAATTGGCTGTACCTCTCACGACTTGCAGCCTTGAAGGAATTTGCCTTTATGAAG GCTTTAGGAGACCATGGTTTCCCTGTTCCAACTGCTGTGGATTGCAATCGGCATTGTGTGATCATGTCACTTGTTCAGGGATATCCTCT GGTTCAAGTGAAAGAGTTACAAAATCCAGATGATGTTTTTGACACAATTCTTGGTCTTATCGTTCGTTTGGCAGAGCATGGGCTGATACATTGCGACTTTAATGAGTTCAATATCATG ATTGACGATGATGAAAAAATTACGGTTATTGACTTCCCACAGATGGTATCTGTTTCTCATCGTAATGCGCAAAT GTTTTTTGACCGAGACATTGAGTGTATCTACAAGTTTTTCAACAAGAG GTTCAATCTTACATCAGAGGAAAATGAAGAACAAGATGGATCTGAAAGTGATGGTGAAGGGAATAGCAGGCCATCCTTTTTGTCTGTGAAAAAGGCTGCTGGTTCCTTGGACAAGGAACTAGCTGCCAGTGGGTTTACCAGGAAGGAGCAAGTGGAGATGGAGAAG TACATTGATGAAGATGCTGAAGGACATGATTCCGGctcagatgatgatgatgag GACCATAGTGATGAGCCTGATTGTACTCTCACCTCAAGGGATTCAGGTGTACCTGGAACTTTTTCTGAAGAG CATGGAACAAGTTGTAGCGGTGAGAACAGATTGGAAAGTTCTCCCTCAGGTAGCAATGGGGATGCTAAGGAAGCGCTTGAGTCAGAGGGCAAGATGCTTTCCCAGGAAGATGAAGATAATGATGATAGCTCGTTGGAccatgatgaggaggaggaagatgcGGAGCTCACAAAAAAATTAAACAAGCAAAGGAAAAAGGCAATCGCAGCTGCCCATGGGCGGAGAAGGCCCGCGTCCTCTAGGAATGCCTACAAGGACAAGGGGAAGGGCACCATGAACTCCAAAATCCAAAGGCAGGCGTGCAAATGGTGA